GACCGGGCCACACTGACCCGGGCGCTTGAAGGGCGCACCCGAATCGGCTAGTGAACAGGGATTCAGGGTGCCGTCGCTGGTTCAGGGGGAGGACGGGTTGACCTGAAAGCCCGAATTGGTAAAGATTTCCCCCATCTAGACCGAATTTGAAGCCGCTTGATTGTTCGCGGTTGGAGGAGTTTTTTACATGGCCGGCCCAAGCTTCGTGATGTACGAAAGCGAGTTCCATGAGATCGCCGCCGTGATCGAGCGACTCTGCCAGGAGGCGAACTCCAAGGTCGTCTTCCTGGTCGATAAAAACGGTCAGCTCATCGCCAGTGCCGGTGAGACCGAAGACCTCGACACGACCTCCCTTGCCTCGCTGACGGCGGGCAACATTGCCGCCACCGGCGGCCTGGCCAAGCTGCTCGGGGAGAAGGAATTCTCCATCCTCTTCCATGAGGGCGAGCGCGACAACCTGCACATTACGATCATCGCCAGCCGGGTGATCCTTGTGGTGATCTTCGACGAGCGCAGCTCGCTGGGTCTGGTCCGTCTTCGCGTGAAGAAGGCGGGCGAGGAACTGG
The Chrysiogenia bacterium DNA segment above includes these coding regions:
- a CDS encoding roadblock/LC7 domain-containing protein is translated as MAGPSFVMYESEFHEIAAVIERLCQEANSKVVFLVDKNGQLIASAGETEDLDTTSLASLTAGNIAATGGLAKLLGEKEFSILFHEGERDNLHITIIASRVILVVIFDERSSLGLVRLRVKKAGEELAKIFERLVQKAEADGGASSPFAEITDDDIDNLFSE